One window of Natrinema sp. SYSU A 869 genomic DNA carries:
- a CDS encoding tripartite tricarboxylate transporter TctB family protein yields MIALFAVAQLINAIRSDEERSYEISASVAVTVGIAAVLVVGYVVLMPFLGFLLATVVFLVVSMHFSGVDRVWKSVPVALGVSLALHYIFIQFLRIPLPENPFVPIGRLLPSLWYGGVGLV; encoded by the coding sequence TTGATCGCCCTGTTCGCGGTCGCTCAGTTAATAAACGCGATTCGGTCCGATGAGGAACGGTCGTATGAAATCTCCGCATCGGTGGCCGTGACGGTCGGCATCGCCGCCGTCCTCGTCGTGGGATACGTCGTTCTCATGCCGTTTCTCGGCTTCCTCCTCGCCACGGTCGTCTTTCTCGTGGTCAGTATGCACTTCTCGGGCGTCGACCGAGTCTGGAAGTCAGTCCCGGTCGCGCTCGGTGTCAGTCTCGCATTGCACTACATCTTCATTCAATTCCTTCGCATACCGCTCCCCGAAAACCCGTTCGTTCCGATCGGACGACTGTTGCCATCACTGTGGTACGGAGGCGTTGGATTAGTGTGA
- a CDS encoding alpha-ketoacid dehydrogenase subunit beta, with protein sequence MSAQDYPESETSEINLVTAVRETLAQEMRRDESVRLLGYDMGPIGGVFRATENLYEEFGEERVIDTPLSENGILGTAAGMAMRGQRVVPEIQFLGFFYPAFGQFMYTISKMHERSGGEIDMPLTVRIPYGGGIKSSEYHSESTEALFIHTPGVRVVCPSTPAETKGLLAASIRSDDPVMFLEPKSIYRVGTEAVPEEEYTLSLDDARIVREGSDITVLTWGAMVRHAVTAADRVDADVEIVDVRTLSPLPVEAILDSVKKTGRCVVFHEARRTLGLGAELSALINEYALDRLHAPIKRATGYDVHFPGHQTEEAYLPDEQRAVDAIEAVMSYEF encoded by the coding sequence ATGAGCGCTCAGGACTATCCCGAGTCCGAGACCAGCGAGATAAACCTCGTCACGGCGGTCCGAGAGACGCTCGCTCAGGAGATGCGACGTGACGAGTCGGTCCGGCTGCTCGGCTACGATATGGGGCCGATCGGCGGCGTCTTTCGGGCCACCGAGAACCTCTACGAGGAGTTCGGCGAGGAACGCGTTATCGACACGCCGCTCTCGGAGAACGGCATCCTCGGTACCGCCGCGGGAATGGCGATGCGCGGCCAGCGCGTCGTCCCCGAGATTCAGTTCCTCGGGTTCTTCTACCCGGCGTTCGGCCAGTTCATGTACACGATCTCGAAGATGCACGAACGCTCGGGCGGAGAGATCGACATGCCGCTCACCGTCCGGATCCCCTACGGCGGTGGCATCAAGTCCAGCGAGTACCACTCCGAGTCGACCGAGGCGCTCTTCATCCATACGCCGGGCGTCCGCGTCGTCTGTCCGAGCACGCCCGCGGAGACGAAAGGGCTGCTCGCCGCGAGCATCCGGTCCGATGATCCCGTAATGTTCCTCGAGCCCAAGAGCATCTACCGGGTCGGGACCGAAGCGGTCCCCGAGGAGGAGTACACGCTTTCGCTCGACGACGCCCGGATCGTCCGAGAGGGAAGCGATATAACCGTTCTCACGTGGGGGGCAATGGTCCGACACGCGGTCACGGCGGCCGATCGGGTCGACGCCGACGTCGAGATCGTGGACGTCCGGACGCTCTCGCCGCTTCCGGTCGAAGCGATCCTCGACTCGGTGAAAAAGACCGGCCGCTGTGTCGTCTTCCACGAGGCACGACGCACGCTCGGGCTGGGAGCGGAGTTATCGGCGCTCATCAACGAGTACGCGCTCGATCGGCTTCACGCCCCGATCAAGCGCGCGACGGGATACGACGTCCACTTCCCAGGCCATCAGACCGAAGAGGCGTACCTTCCGGACGAACAGCGAGCGGTCGACGCGATCGAGGCGGTGATGTCGTATGAGTTCTGA
- a CDS encoding dihydrolipoamide acetyltransferase family protein: MSSEFEFTLPDVGEGITEAEIVDWFVDDGDAVDEDEPVCTVETDKAMVEIPAPSDGTVTERRAETGDTVAVGEVLLVIETDEPPKTSSEQSSEADDRGVAGSSNEPSDEPAAATGETDQSAPAGAVLEESRETAANGATGAVADQRVGTVADQRVFAAPSTRRYAREQGVDIAAIDGTGPNGRVLREDIDARLEQRRPTGDAEPTTESSEVSTASTEPDISTDDERTVHRPLQGIEKQMAENMSESWQTVPHVTSVSEADATELVALKERLDEKHERRITYTAIIVKAVVPALQEFPEINASVDLEAEEVIEKNYYNVGVAVDTEHGLVVPVLRDVDRKSITEIAAELAELVDAAADRELEPSDFADGTFTVTNTGTHGEHGVFGTPIINHPEAAIMGVNRIRNAPVAVDDETVEVRKQLRLTLSYDHRIIDGATGSQFMETVIEGLEDPDVLLSRI, translated from the coding sequence ATGAGTTCTGAGTTCGAATTCACGCTACCGGACGTCGGAGAGGGAATCACGGAGGCGGAGATCGTCGACTGGTTCGTCGACGATGGAGACGCCGTCGACGAGGACGAGCCCGTCTGTACCGTCGAGACCGACAAGGCGATGGTCGAGATTCCGGCGCCGAGCGATGGGACCGTCACAGAGCGCCGCGCCGAAACCGGCGACACGGTCGCCGTCGGCGAGGTGTTACTAGTCATCGAAACGGACGAGCCGCCGAAAACGAGTAGCGAGCAGTCGAGCGAGGCGGACGATCGGGGAGTCGCCGGCAGCTCGAACGAGCCGAGCGACGAGCCGGCGGCCGCCACCGGCGAGACGGATCAGAGCGCTCCCGCGGGAGCCGTCTTGGAAGAGTCGCGCGAAACGGCCGCCAACGGAGCGACGGGAGCCGTTGCGGACCAGCGCGTGGGAACCGTCGCGGACCAGCGGGTGTTCGCCGCACCCAGCACTCGACGGTACGCTCGCGAACAGGGCGTCGACATCGCGGCCATCGACGGGACCGGTCCGAACGGTCGCGTCCTCCGGGAGGACATCGATGCCCGCCTCGAACAGCGACGGCCGACCGGCGACGCGGAGCCGACGACGGAGTCGAGCGAGGTGAGTACAGCTTCAACCGAGCCCGACATCTCGACGGACGACGAGCGGACTGTTCATCGCCCGCTGCAGGGTATCGAAAAGCAAATGGCCGAGAACATGAGCGAGTCGTGGCAGACCGTTCCCCACGTTACCTCGGTGTCCGAAGCCGACGCGACCGAACTCGTTGCACTGAAAGAACGGCTCGACGAGAAGCACGAACGTCGAATCACGTACACGGCGATTATCGTCAAGGCGGTCGTCCCGGCGCTACAGGAGTTTCCCGAGATCAACGCCAGTGTCGACCTCGAGGCCGAGGAGGTTATCGAGAAGAACTACTACAACGTCGGCGTCGCCGTCGACACCGAACACGGACTCGTCGTTCCGGTACTCCGCGACGTCGATCGGAAATCGATCACCGAAATCGCGGCGGAGCTCGCGGAACTGGTCGACGCCGCCGCCGACCGAGAGCTAGAGCCGTCGGACTTCGCAGACGGGACGTTCACGGTAACGAACACGGGGACACACGGCGAACACGGCGTGTTCGGAACGCCGATCATCAACCATCCCGAGGCGGCGATCATGGGGGTCAATCGGATCCGAAACGCGCCCGTTGCAGTGGACGACGAAACGGTCGAGGTCCGAAAGCAGCTCCGACTGACGCTCTCGTACGACCACCGCATTATCGACGGAGCGACCGGGTCTCAGTTCATGGAGACGGTCATCGAGGGACTCGAAGATCCGGACGTGCTGCTCAGTCGGATCTGA
- a CDS encoding tripartite tricarboxylate transporter permease: MNIVAGVLEGMALVFQPLPLILIVLGVIIGIAMGAIPGMTATMTVAVLVSFTFGMEPTTGMMLLLGIYGGALFAGSIPAILIRTPGTPSAAATIFDGFPLSQQGKGGNAIGIATIASFVGGAISVVLITFISPQIAQFALNFRSPEYFALAFFGLTIIASVSGDSIMKGMITGLLGMLIATIGLDPTTGYPRFSFGITALTAGVQFIAVMIGLFGLAEAFNRYREGIDGIDVEQDVTDIMPTRADLSDIRNVTFTSSIIGTFIGALPGAGGDIASFVTYNEAKRWASNATPPFGKGNIRGVAAAEAGNNASTGGALVPTLTLGIPGDSVTAILIGALLVHGIRPGPGLFEQETGLVFSIFIGFFLVYVVILVLGLLGAHFWVRIINFPPQYLWPIIIVLCVVGSFALRGGIFDVWAMVLAGLLGFVMRMDDYPLAPMVLGLILGPIAEENLRRSLQLSEGSLDIFYTSPIAMVILLLSVVSLLSPFLAKRFTAN; the protein is encoded by the coding sequence ATGAATATTGTTGCAGGAGTACTCGAGGGAATGGCGCTCGTTTTCCAGCCGCTACCGCTGATATTGATTGTTCTCGGCGTTATCATCGGTATTGCGATGGGCGCGATCCCCGGCATGACTGCGACGATGACTGTCGCCGTCCTGGTTTCGTTCACGTTCGGCATGGAACCGACGACGGGAATGATGCTCCTGCTCGGTATTTACGGCGGCGCCCTCTTCGCGGGGTCGATTCCCGCGATCCTCATCCGCACACCGGGAACGCCGAGCGCTGCGGCGACGATCTTCGACGGATTCCCGCTTTCACAGCAGGGAAAGGGCGGGAACGCGATCGGCATCGCCACCATCGCGTCGTTCGTCGGGGGAGCGATCAGCGTCGTACTCATCACGTTCATCTCCCCGCAGATCGCGCAGTTCGCGCTGAACTTCCGTTCGCCGGAGTACTTCGCGCTCGCGTTCTTCGGGCTGACAATCATCGCAAGCGTCAGCGGCGATTCGATCATGAAGGGGATGATCACCGGGCTCCTGGGTATGCTCATCGCGACGATCGGGCTCGATCCGACGACCGGATATCCGCGATTCTCCTTCGGGATTACGGCGCTGACCGCCGGCGTTCAGTTCATCGCCGTGATGATCGGTCTCTTCGGGCTCGCGGAAGCGTTCAACCGCTATCGCGAAGGGATCGATGGCATCGACGTCGAGCAGGACGTGACGGATATCATGCCGACTCGGGCCGATCTGAGCGACATTCGAAACGTCACGTTCACCTCGAGCATCATCGGAACCTTCATCGGTGCGCTGCCGGGTGCCGGCGGAGACATCGCCTCGTTCGTTACGTACAACGAGGCGAAGCGGTGGGCGAGTAACGCGACGCCCCCGTTCGGGAAGGGGAATATCCGCGGCGTCGCCGCCGCGGAAGCCGGTAATAACGCGAGCACCGGCGGTGCCCTCGTTCCGACGCTCACGCTCGGCATTCCCGGCGATTCGGTTACCGCGATACTGATCGGCGCACTGCTGGTCCACGGGATCCGTCCCGGGCCCGGTCTGTTCGAGCAAGAGACCGGTCTCGTGTTCTCGATCTTCATCGGCTTCTTCCTCGTCTACGTGGTTATCCTCGTCCTCGGACTCCTCGGGGCGCACTTCTGGGTACGGATCATCAACTTTCCGCCGCAGTACCTGTGGCCGATAATTATCGTTCTCTGCGTCGTCGGTTCGTTCGCACTCCGCGGCGGGATCTTCGACGTCTGGGCGATGGTCCTCGCGGGCTTGCTCGGGTTCGTGATGCGGATGGACGATTACCCCCTTGCACCGATGGTGCTCGGGTTAATTCTCGGCCCGATCGCTGAGGAGAACCTCCGCCGCTCGCTCCAACTCTCGGAGGGGTCGCTCGACATCTTCTATACGAGTCCGATCGCGATGGTGATCCTGCTGTTATCCGTCGTGTCGCTGCTCTCGCCGTTTCTCGCAAAACGGTTCACTGCGAATTGA